One genomic segment of Rivularia sp. PCC 7116 includes these proteins:
- a CDS encoding ATP-binding protein produces MTYKLLFVDDEKDLKELIFQKFRKQIKKGEYQVLFALNGIEALEQVSSHPDLDLVITDINMPGMDGLELLAKLKDIQPNFKTIVVSGGGMDNIQKAMDTGAFDFLTKPMNLSKLEQAIKKTLFFSQQINEKHKQLQQVEQQLIQSEKMSALGQLVAEVAHEINNPLSYISANTKHAAEYLRDIFELLTLYKQEIPHPGTKITDKIEEIDLEYLMDDLPKLFVSMQNGTERIRDISDSLRTFARADNHAKTSLDIHQAIDNTLLILKHRLKANSKRPQIKIIKNYGNLPLVECYPGQIDQVLINLLSNAIDALDESNQGCSFADIQNLPNQITINTSLSEDMQSILIKIQDNGVGIPIEKQNQIFDNLFTTKPVGKGTGLGLSISYQIIVEKHNGKLWCESLPGEGATFVIQLPG; encoded by the coding sequence ATGACCTACAAACTGTTATTTGTTGATGATGAAAAAGATTTAAAAGAATTGATTTTTCAAAAATTCCGCAAACAAATCAAGAAAGGAGAATATCAAGTATTATTTGCTTTAAATGGTATAGAAGCCCTGGAACAAGTATCATCTCATCCCGACCTCGATTTAGTAATTACCGATATTAATATGCCAGGTATGGATGGTTTAGAATTACTTGCCAAACTCAAGGATATACAGCCAAACTTTAAAACTATCGTTGTTTCTGGTGGTGGCATGGACAATATTCAAAAAGCAATGGACACAGGTGCTTTTGATTTTTTGACTAAGCCGATGAATCTTTCCAAATTAGAGCAAGCCATCAAAAAAACTTTATTCTTTAGCCAACAAATTAACGAAAAACACAAACAATTACAACAAGTAGAACAACAACTAATTCAGAGCGAAAAAATGTCCGCATTAGGACAGTTAGTTGCAGAAGTTGCCCATGAAATTAATAATCCTCTGAGCTATATTTCTGCTAACACTAAACACGCAGCAGAATATCTCAGAGATATTTTTGAACTCTTAACTTTGTATAAGCAAGAAATTCCCCATCCAGGAACAAAAATTACAGACAAAATAGAGGAGATTGATCTAGAATACTTGATGGATGACTTACCAAAATTATTTGTTTCTATGCAGAATGGAACAGAGCGCATTCGTGATATTAGCGATTCGTTAAGAACTTTTGCGCGAGCAGATAATCACGCAAAAACTAGTTTAGATATCCATCAAGCAATAGATAATACTTTATTAATTCTTAAGCACAGGCTTAAAGCTAATTCAAAACGTCCTCAGATTAAAATTATTAAAAATTACGGTAATTTACCATTAGTAGAATGTTATCCCGGACAAATTGACCAAGTATTAATTAACCTTTTGTCTAATGCTATTGATGCTCTGGATGAAAGTAATCAAGGATGCTCCTTTGCCGATATTCAGAATCTCCCCAATCAGATTACAATTAATACTAGTCTTAGTGAAGATATGCAGTCGATATTAATTAAAATTCAAGATAACGGAGTCGGAATACCGATTGAAAAGCAAAACCAAATATTTGACAACTTGTTTACAACCAAACCTGTAGGAAAAGGAACTGGGTTAGGATTATCGATTAGCTATCAAATTATAGTAGAAAAACATAATGGAAAGCTTTGGTGTGAGTCTTTACCAGGAGAAGGAGCAACGTTTGTAATTCAATTACCAGGATAA
- a CDS encoding retron system putative HNH endonuclease produces MKYIEKGPQPKSLAAYNKKVSANTKWKSFNRSVKNDTYDSILHEQGYICCYCGIKISRRKCHIEHYRPKSKYTHLTFDYSNLISSCQGEDEQRPTKPVHCGHKKGGWFDEELMISPLDPNCSSYFRYTGAGEILPTEDPEHQEAAETTIKMLALDINKLKKMRRKAVEGVIQATQGLSEKEVKQLAEAYLERDGSESYAPFWATIDYVMRQFY; encoded by the coding sequence ATGAAATATATTGAAAAAGGACCGCAGCCAAAAAGTTTAGCAGCTTACAACAAAAAAGTAAGCGCAAATACAAAGTGGAAGTCCTTCAATCGTAGCGTTAAAAATGACACTTACGATTCCATACTTCACGAACAAGGTTACATTTGTTGTTACTGCGGGATTAAAATTAGTCGCAGAAAATGCCATATCGAACATTACCGACCAAAAAGCAAATATACTCATCTGACATTTGATTACAGCAACTTAATTTCATCCTGTCAGGGAGAAGACGAACAAAGACCAACTAAACCAGTACATTGCGGACATAAAAAAGGTGGTTGGTTCGACGAAGAGTTGATGATTTCGCCTTTAGATCCTAATTGCAGCAGCTACTTCAGATATACGGGAGCAGGAGAGATTTTACCAACAGAAGATCCCGAACATCAGGAAGCTGCCGAAACTACCATCAAAATGCTAGCGCTAGATATTAATAAGTTGAAGAAAATGCGTCGGAAAGCAGTTGAAGGAGTTATACAAGCAACACAAGGTTTGTCAGAAAAGGAAGTTAAGCAGCTAGCTGAAGCTTATTTAGAGAGAGACGGAAGCGAGAGTTATGCTCCCTTTTGGGCGACTATTGATTATGTGATGCGGCAGTTTTATTGA
- a CDS encoding glycosyltransferase: MQPLISIVIPVYNREDYLKIAIESVLRQTFNNFELIIWDDGSTDKSVEIASQYAQKDKRVKVIAARHQGQTLSLKGAFSVCSGKYLGWIDSDDIIAPTALAETAKILDNNPQVGLVYTDYLLIDKDSKVLGKGTRCQIPYSKDKLLVDFMTFHFRLMRREVFEKAGGINENSGLAQDYDLCLRLSEITQVNHLKQPLYYHRKHSGNISNNKRVELIYSCQNAIATALQRRGLSDKYDIKVEIIGKYYLEEKQ, from the coding sequence ATGCAGCCTCTAATTTCTATTGTTATCCCCGTTTACAATCGAGAAGATTATCTTAAAATAGCTATTGAAAGCGTGCTCAGACAAACATTTAATAATTTTGAATTAATAATTTGGGATGATGGTTCGACAGATAAATCTGTAGAAATTGCCAGTCAATATGCTCAAAAAGATAAACGAGTAAAAGTTATTGCAGCAAGACATCAAGGACAAACCTTATCATTAAAAGGAGCATTTTCAGTTTGTAGCGGAAAGTATTTAGGATGGATAGATAGCGATGATATAATCGCACCAACAGCATTAGCAGAAACCGCTAAAATCTTAGATAATAATCCCCAAGTAGGATTGGTTTATACCGATTATTTGTTAATAGATAAAGACAGCAAAGTATTAGGGAAAGGAACCCGCTGCCAAATACCATATTCTAAAGATAAATTATTAGTTGATTTTATGACTTTTCACTTCCGATTGATGCGTCGAGAAGTGTTTGAAAAAGCTGGTGGAATTAATGAAAATTCAGGTCTTGCCCAAGATTATGATTTGTGTTTGCGACTGTCAGAGATTACCCAAGTAAATCATTTAAAACAGCCTTTATATTATCACCGCAAGCACTCGGGAAATATATCTAATAATAAACGTGTTGAGTTAATTTACAGCTGTCAAAATGCCATCGCAACAGCATTACAGCGGCGGGGATTAAGTGATAAATATGATATTAAGGTTGAGATTATTGGTAAATATTATTTGGAAGAGAAGCAGTGA
- a CDS encoding DUF4114 domain-containing protein, whose translation MTDNLNGIKEINNVASSPEVEVTLGVDMMSVAENSGKEIKYTFTRKNNTELREVRADASNSTSVDTSKDLIVNFSIAGKAQLDKDYKLDGAEMDGSKYTVTIPADATTAEVTITPIADSEIESDEAVKLTLETGKDYSIDRNLQQFEVSEAVFLKNSLVDDKAVMAVITNDDPMLDAPWAKQFGSNGYGYEYLAVDDEGNTYVTGDFTGAVTIGNQTITSKGGKDIFVAKFDKDGNVQWAQEYGGTNFDNADNITVDDSGNTFVVGTFSKQTTLGDKTLAVTGDGYGSDAFVTKIDSTGKVDWAKRLNGTERTVVYGIEADAQGNSYITGDFGGQITLDNINLGGESGDIFVAKFDTDGGVSWAKEFGNNDFSSQAEDIVVDKEGNAYLFMTEGNEGNDNIVVSKLNKTDGSEGWKQTFGDSNNWVVAEGIAIDDKDNIFIAGEFEETVTFGATPDAPTLEGGENGDVFVAKLDSSDKGKVLWATDFDSQNKDEDYVQIGGIAVDKMSNTYVTGYYDNGSMSVGDFMLYDEGGEGGEGENAFIAKLDDKGKVKWAQNIGGKNYEEITDIAVKDNKIYLAGEFYEEATFGEKSLKASNFDDTFLVKLAKEKPEISLKADSTTITEGDSKQITYTFTRKGDFTQELTVKFSVTGTATFNQDFTLTGEEKFDGKSGEVKFEAGKETATVTLNITDDSDAEEDETLALELAMGSGYMISATEAKTSITIAKDEKDIVIVSGSDDDDTEFTLASNSKQTFKFKSKFKSGKSSIKFSFKSKSVAEFKEIAIVTVDDDEGTIDGLSTGDEGYIEAALNRSKSIFSLLGNIPQGFGDIDIEKVLEFSSETSFRFLSVKGGTLQGVKQGKVNKSQVTVSSTDFLQVSESEKNSFDLDFEGVKIKMKFDAKAKKAIGSGLQEKIEVLDLRSDELSGKQKVKCTVNREAAYNNFVGFYQVIDEDGGIDTNGDGTVDVLVGDAGYAQAAVQNRIASIDLSVENQSTAEFTGEFTAGAIIVPFLMVNGNPEAFEEIFFPFIEANSDGVDHVMMLGENTFGFEDLTGGGDGDYNDFIVKVDFTSVDLTSVST comes from the coding sequence ATGACAGATAATTTAAACGGTATAAAAGAGATAAATAATGTTGCTAGTTCACCAGAAGTAGAAGTGACTCTGGGCGTTGATATGATGAGTGTCGCTGAAAACAGCGGAAAAGAAATAAAATATACTTTTACTCGGAAAAATAATACTGAACTCAGAGAAGTTCGAGCAGATGCTAGTAACTCAACGAGTGTTGATACAAGCAAAGATTTAATAGTTAACTTTAGCATTGCAGGAAAAGCACAGCTTGATAAGGACTATAAATTAGATGGTGCGGAAATGGATGGTAGTAAATATACGGTTACTATTCCTGCTGACGCTACAACTGCTGAAGTTACTATTACACCGATTGCAGATAGTGAAATAGAGTCGGATGAAGCTGTTAAGTTAACTTTGGAAACCGGTAAAGATTATAGTATTGATCGTAATTTGCAGCAATTTGAGGTTTCAGAAGCAGTATTTTTAAAAAATTCTTTAGTGGATGATAAAGCTGTGATGGCTGTTATCACTAATGACGATCCAATGTTGGATGCACCTTGGGCAAAACAGTTTGGCAGTAACGGTTATGGTTATGAATATTTAGCTGTCGATGATGAAGGGAATACTTACGTTACGGGAGACTTTACCGGCGCAGTTACCATTGGTAATCAAACTATTACATCCAAAGGTGGGAAGGATATTTTTGTTGCCAAATTTGACAAAGATGGAAATGTTCAATGGGCACAAGAGTATGGCGGTACTAACTTTGACAATGCGGACAATATTACTGTAGATGATAGCGGTAATACTTTTGTTGTTGGAACATTTAGTAAGCAAACAACTTTGGGCGATAAAACTCTTGCGGTGACAGGGGATGGTTATGGTAGTGATGCTTTTGTTACTAAGATTGATAGCACTGGTAAAGTAGACTGGGCAAAAAGATTAAATGGTACAGAGCGTACTGTCGTTTATGGTATTGAAGCAGATGCTCAAGGTAATAGCTACATTACTGGAGATTTTGGTGGGCAAATAACTCTAGATAATATTAATCTTGGTGGTGAATCTGGAGATATATTTGTTGCTAAATTTGATACTGACGGTGGTGTGTCATGGGCTAAAGAGTTTGGGAATAATGATTTCTCTAGCCAAGCTGAAGATATAGTCGTGGATAAAGAAGGTAATGCCTATTTGTTCATGACTGAAGGTAATGAAGGTAATGATAATATTGTCGTTTCCAAGTTAAATAAAACCGATGGTAGCGAAGGGTGGAAACAAACTTTCGGTGATAGCAATAATTGGGTTGTAGCTGAAGGTATTGCTATAGATGATAAAGACAATATTTTTATTGCTGGAGAGTTTGAAGAGACAGTAACTTTTGGTGCAACTCCTGATGCTCCTACTCTTGAAGGTGGTGAAAATGGTGATGTATTTGTCGCTAAGTTAGACAGCAGTGACAAAGGTAAAGTATTGTGGGCGACAGACTTCGACAGTCAAAATAAAGATGAGGATTATGTGCAAATAGGAGGTATTGCTGTAGATAAGATGAGCAATACTTACGTCACTGGATATTATGACAACGGAAGCATGAGTGTTGGTGATTTCATGCTTTACGATGAAGGTGGTGAAGGTGGTGAAGGTGAAAATGCTTTTATCGCTAAATTGGATGATAAGGGTAAAGTGAAATGGGCACAGAATATCGGTGGTAAAAATTATGAAGAAATTACCGATATCGCTGTTAAGGATAACAAAATCTATTTAGCTGGTGAGTTTTACGAAGAAGCTACTTTTGGAGAGAAAAGTCTTAAAGCCAGTAATTTTGATGATACATTTCTTGTCAAATTAGCAAAAGAAAAACCAGAAATTTCTTTAAAAGCTGATTCTACAACAATTACTGAAGGTGACAGTAAACAAATCACCTATACTTTCACTCGTAAAGGTGATTTTACTCAAGAATTAACTGTTAAGTTTTCTGTTACTGGTACCGCTACTTTTAATCAAGATTTCACTTTAACAGGTGAAGAAAAATTTGATGGTAAAAGTGGTGAAGTTAAATTTGAAGCAGGAAAAGAAACTGCTACGGTTACTTTAAATATTACCGATGATTCCGATGCTGAGGAAGATGAAACTTTAGCTTTGGAATTAGCAATGGGAAGCGGTTATATGATTTCCGCAACTGAAGCAAAAACTAGTATTACTATTGCTAAAGATGAAAAGGATATTGTAATTGTTAGTGGTAGTGATGACGATGATACAGAATTTACATTAGCATCGAATAGCAAACAAACCTTTAAATTTAAAAGTAAATTCAAAAGCGGTAAATCTTCTATCAAGTTTTCTTTCAAGAGTAAAAGCGTTGCCGAATTCAAAGAAATTGCTATCGTTACCGTTGATGATGACGAGGGAACTATCGACGGGCTTTCAACCGGCGACGAAGGATATATTGAAGCAGCTTTAAATCGTTCTAAAAGCATCTTTTCTCTATTAGGAAATATACCTCAAGGTTTCGGGGATATAGATATTGAAAAGGTTCTAGAATTTAGCAGCGAAACTAGTTTCCGTTTCTTATCGGTGAAAGGTGGTACTCTTCAAGGAGTTAAGCAAGGTAAAGTCAATAAATCCCAAGTAACTGTATCTTCTACTGATTTCTTACAAGTCTCTGAGTCAGAAAAAAATAGTTTTGATTTGGATTTTGAAGGTGTAAAAATCAAAATGAAATTCGATGCTAAAGCAAAGAAAGCTATCGGTAGCGGATTGCAAGAAAAAATCGAAGTGCTCGATCTAAGAAGTGATGAATTGAGCGGTAAACAAAAAGTAAAATGTACCGTTAACCGCGAAGCAGCATATAACAACTTTGTCGGTTTTTACCAGGTAATCGATGAAGATGGTGGTATCGATACAAACGGTGATGGTACGGTTGATGTGTTAGTCGGAGATGCTGGTTATGCACAAGCAGCAGTGCAAAACCGTATCGCTAGTATTGATTTAAGCGTTGAAAATCAGTCTACAGCAGAATTTACAGGAGAATTCACTGCCGGTGCAATCATTGTACCTTTCCTCATGGTTAACGGTAATCCGGAAGCATTTGAAGAGATTTTCTTCCCATTCATTGAAGCTAATTCTGATGGTGTGGATCATGTAATGATGCTTGGTGAAAATACCTTTGGATTTGAGGATTTAACTGGAGGTGGAGATGGAGACTATAACGACTTTATTGTTAAGGTTGATTTTACTAGTGTTGATTTGACTAGTGTAAGTACATAG
- a CDS encoding histone deacetylase — MSLPIIYHPDYVTPLPDAHRFPMPKFRLLYELLLSDGVADLQQFHIPKRPNQEAIELVHTKEFVNGYLNGTLDTKAQRRIGLPWSPQLVNRTCTAVGGTILAAKLALSKGLACNTAGGTHHAFPSYGSGFCIFNDFAIATRVIQKLNLAQKILIVDLDVHQGDGTAFIFQDDDSVFTFSMHCEVNFPGRKQKSDLDVPLPEGMEDDAYLQTLAKYLPDLLVDVKPDLVLFDAGVDPHIGDKLGKLALTDTGIYRREMQVLSTCVGAGYPVACVIGGGYADDMKSLVWRHSLLHRAASEVFRLFGL; from the coding sequence ATGTCGTTACCAATCATCTACCATCCAGATTACGTTACCCCACTACCGGATGCTCATCGTTTCCCGATGCCGAAATTTCGCTTACTTTATGAATTGCTTTTATCCGATGGTGTCGCAGATTTACAGCAATTTCACATTCCAAAACGACCTAATCAAGAAGCTATTGAATTAGTTCATACCAAAGAATTTGTGAATGGTTATTTAAACGGAACCCTCGATACAAAAGCACAACGACGCATTGGTTTACCCTGGAGTCCGCAATTAGTTAATCGTACCTGCACTGCGGTTGGTGGTACAATATTAGCCGCGAAACTGGCTTTAAGTAAAGGTTTGGCTTGTAATACCGCAGGGGGAACCCATCATGCCTTCCCTAGTTACGGCTCCGGTTTTTGTATTTTCAATGATTTCGCGATCGCAACTCGTGTCATCCAAAAACTCAATCTCGCACAAAAAATCCTCATCGTCGATTTAGACGTACATCAAGGTGACGGTACCGCTTTTATTTTTCAAGACGACGACAGCGTTTTTACCTTTTCGATGCATTGCGAAGTTAACTTTCCCGGTAGAAAACAGAAAAGCGATTTAGACGTACCTCTTCCCGAAGGCATGGAAGACGATGCATATTTGCAAACTTTAGCAAAATATTTACCGGATTTACTCGTAGACGTAAAACCAGATTTAGTATTATTCGATGCCGGTGTTGACCCCCATATCGGCGATAAATTGGGCAAATTAGCTTTAACAGATACGGGAATTTACAGACGAGAAATGCAGGTTTTGAGTACTTGCGTAGGGGCTGGATATCCCGTTGCTTGCGTTATTGGTGGCGGTTATGCGGATGATATGAAATCTTTGGTGTGGCGGCATTCTTTATTACACCGGGCTGCTAGTGAGGTGTTTCGGCTGTTTGGACTTTGA
- a CDS encoding response regulator yields MIIALVVDDEPDVQLLFKQKFRKEIKAGEVKLYFALSGEEALQTLQSEDMASLVLILSDINMPGMNGLELLKIIKDKYAHLKVFMITAYGDEKNHQTAISYGADDYISKPIDFKDLKTRIFSLER; encoded by the coding sequence ATGATTATTGCTTTAGTTGTAGATGACGAACCAGATGTGCAATTGTTATTCAAACAAAAATTTAGGAAAGAAATTAAAGCCGGAGAAGTTAAATTATATTTTGCTCTTTCTGGAGAAGAAGCTCTACAAACTCTTCAAAGTGAGGATATGGCATCATTAGTACTAATTCTTTCAGATATTAATATGCCAGGGATGAATGGATTGGAATTGCTCAAAATTATTAAAGATAAATATGCTCATCTGAAAGTCTTTATGATTACTGCTTATGGAGATGAAAAAAATCACCAAACTGCAATTTCCTATGGAGCAGATGACTATATCAGTAAGCCGATTGATTTTAAAGATTTAAAAACAAGAATTTTCAGCTTGGAGAGATAA
- a CDS encoding mechanosensitive ion channel family protein: MTIESIQPLIAPVLFVLVGLIAGIIAEKVVFSRLKNVADKKRIPGSDIIFSSLRRIPFTWFVLAGFFGAILSYSLKQDVTTALQKIVIAIFLFTVTLVLARLAAGFVSLFMQRTEGVSTSLISNLVKTLVFVLGSLIIFQTIGIEITPIITTLGIGGLAVGLALQDTLANLFSGFYLILSKQVKTGDYIKLDSGEEGYITDITWRNITIEELSKNTIIVPNSKLASANFTNYHLPVKELTLTMDVGVSYDSDLEQVERVTVEVAKQVMQEIAPDLVENEPYIRFHTFNDFSIDFTLYMRISEFFDHRIGKHLFVKKLHKRYNQEGILIPFPIRDVYIKENVNANVNENTKTNGAMT; the protein is encoded by the coding sequence ATGACGATAGAATCAATTCAACCGCTTATCGCGCCAGTTCTATTTGTCCTAGTTGGTTTAATCGCTGGAATAATAGCTGAAAAGGTTGTCTTCAGTCGATTAAAGAACGTTGCCGATAAAAAGCGTATACCGGGAAGCGATATTATCTTCAGTTCCTTGCGACGTATCCCTTTTACCTGGTTTGTACTTGCTGGTTTTTTCGGAGCAATTCTAAGTTATTCGCTTAAACAAGATGTTACTACTGCCTTACAAAAGATTGTCATTGCAATTTTTCTATTCACCGTAACATTAGTTTTAGCTCGTCTGGCTGCTGGTTTTGTCAGTTTATTTATGCAGCGAACTGAAGGGGTTTCTACATCGCTGATTTCTAATCTTGTTAAAACTCTTGTTTTTGTTCTGGGCTCGTTAATTATATTTCAGACTATCGGAATTGAAATTACACCGATTATTACAACATTGGGAATCGGTGGTTTAGCCGTTGGTTTAGCATTACAAGATACTTTAGCAAACTTATTTTCTGGTTTTTACTTAATCCTCTCTAAACAAGTGAAAACCGGAGACTATATAAAATTAGATTCGGGAGAAGAAGGTTATATTACTGATATTACCTGGCGAAATATAACTATCGAAGAACTTTCTAAAAATACGATTATTGTTCCCAATTCAAAGTTAGCTTCGGCGAATTTTACTAATTACCATTTACCAGTTAAGGAATTAACTTTAACGATGGATGTGGGTGTTAGTTACGATAGCGATTTGGAACAGGTTGAAAGGGTAACTGTAGAAGTTGCTAAACAAGTGATGCAAGAAATCGCACCAGATTTGGTTGAAAACGAGCCTTATATAAGATTCCACACTTTTAATGATTTTAGTATCGATTTTACGCTTTACATGCGGATAAGCGAATTTTTCGACCACAGAATTGGAAAGCATTTGTTCGTTAAGAAGCTGCATAAACGCTACAACCAAGAAGGAATTTTAATTCCATTTCCAATTCGAGATGTTTATATCAAAGAAAACGTCAATGCAAATGTCAATGAAAATACTAAAACAAATGGAGCGATGACTTAA
- a CDS encoding sensor histidine kinase: protein MKNSESTTAPSKNLNQWVGYLKVGHKIGLGYGLAIFVAILGTTTGFVIGDSYHNEALEREEKSLNAYRLVNDLQTKVLLIRLDWLELPIVLDKPQLVKKQSVAIQQHQSEFKQLWVKFKSEFDRIEEEKEESILRENDSARQLFKTYSQFSDLYLKQVEELINNLNLDNIQATQLETTKTKLTKFSNTESSRNLEYFARDLLSLSEEMYEEYEKAEAEFAVAQRLRLKIFFISAVLSVLIGILLAILTSRAISKPLQAVTNVAQKTTQEANFDLQAPVTTSDETGKLATSLNQLIARVKQLLIEKEQKSEQLQKANEKLITTQKQMVAQEKLASLGSLTAGIAHEIRNPLNFVNNFAQLSVELIQELLEEIAEKVRNLDKDTVESLTDTLSILETNVSKIEHHGQRAEKIVSNMLLHARSGGHKWESSNLNQLVEETVNLAYHGMRAKDSSFNLTIDNDYDETVGEIEVVTQDISRAFLNIISNACYAIQQKLKQQGNEFTPMLKVRTKNLEQQVEIRIRDNGSGMTREVRDRIFEHFFTTKPTGEGTGLGLSLTYDIIVQQHQGSLEVESEVDIYTEFIISLPKNKSAN, encoded by the coding sequence ATGAAAAATAGTGAAAGCACGACTGCACCTTCAAAAAATTTGAATCAGTGGGTTGGTTATTTGAAAGTAGGACACAAAATAGGCTTAGGATATGGACTAGCTATTTTTGTTGCTATTTTAGGCACAACTACTGGATTTGTGATTGGAGATAGCTATCATAATGAAGCTCTTGAGCGAGAAGAAAAGTCGTTGAATGCGTACAGATTAGTTAATGATTTACAAACTAAAGTCCTTTTAATACGTCTTGATTGGTTAGAATTACCGATTGTTTTAGATAAACCACAACTTGTAAAGAAACAAAGTGTTGCTATACAACAACATCAAAGTGAGTTTAAGCAACTCTGGGTTAAATTCAAATCTGAATTTGATCGGATAGAAGAGGAAAAAGAAGAAAGTATTCTTAGAGAGAATGACTCTGCTCGGCAGCTTTTTAAAACCTATTCTCAATTCTCAGATTTATATTTAAAGCAAGTTGAAGAACTAATTAACAATTTAAACCTTGATAATATTCAAGCAACGCAACTCGAAACTACTAAAACTAAACTTACTAAATTCAGTAACACTGAATCTTCTCGAAACTTAGAATATTTTGCCAGAGATTTACTCAGTTTATCTGAGGAGATGTACGAAGAATATGAAAAAGCAGAGGCTGAATTTGCTGTTGCTCAACGATTACGCTTGAAAATCTTTTTTATAAGTGCTGTTTTATCAGTTTTAATTGGTATTTTGTTAGCTATCTTAACTAGCAGAGCTATTTCTAAACCACTACAAGCAGTAACAAATGTTGCTCAAAAAACTACACAGGAAGCTAATTTTGATTTACAAGCTCCCGTTACCACTTCAGATGAAACTGGGAAATTAGCAACTTCTCTCAACCAATTGATTGCAAGAGTTAAACAGCTACTGATTGAAAAAGAACAAAAATCTGAGCAATTGCAAAAAGCTAATGAGAAATTGATAACAACTCAAAAGCAAATGGTAGCTCAGGAAAAACTAGCCTCATTGGGTTCCTTAACAGCCGGAATCGCTCACGAAATCCGCAATCCTCTTAATTTTGTAAATAATTTTGCTCAACTTTCTGTGGAATTAATTCAAGAATTATTAGAAGAAATTGCCGAAAAAGTCAGAAATCTCGACAAAGATACAGTTGAATCGCTTACAGATACTCTTAGTATTTTAGAAACAAATGTTAGTAAAATTGAACACCACGGTCAGCGGGCTGAGAAAATAGTTAGTAATATGTTGCTTCATGCAAGAAGTGGTGGACATAAATGGGAAAGTAGTAATTTGAATCAGCTAGTCGAGGAAACAGTTAACCTTGCTTATCATGGGATGCGAGCAAAAGATTCTTCATTTAATCTGACGATTGATAATGACTACGACGAAACCGTTGGTGAAATTGAAGTTGTCACCCAAGACATCAGCAGAGCATTTCTCAACATTATCAGCAATGCTTGTTATGCGATACAGCAAAAATTGAAACAACAGGGAAATGAATTTACACCGATGCTTAAAGTTAGAACTAAAAATCTTGAACAGCAAGTAGAAATTCGCATTCGGGATAATGGCTCCGGGATGACTCGGGAAGTACGCGATCGCATTTTTGAGCATTTTTTCACCACCAAGCCAACAGGAGAAGGTACGGGTTTGGGATTATCTTTAACTTACGACATCATTGTGCAGCAGCATCAAGGTAGCTTGGAAGTTGAATCGGAAGTAGATATTTACACTGAATTTATAATTAGCTTACCCAAAAACAAATCAGCAAATTAA